In Flavobacteriales bacterium, one genomic interval encodes:
- a CDS encoding gliding motility-associated C-terminal domain-containing protein encodes MNPLKALFAFCLFALLSTSALATHNRAGEIIVCSIGGFTYQATIITYTKLSSIAADRDHLELNWGDGTLDTLWRNGNIVDDDDRDLRINRYIGNHQYTGPGNFTLTMIDPNRNANVINLPGSVTLEFALRTTLTISPNTGQNCSVRFLNEPIQDACIFQPWIHNPAAFDPDGDSLSYEPVVCLGFDALPIPGYVFPSPGFTSPPDIYSIDPTNGTIVWNAPNAIGEYNIAFVVHEWKLVGGQWYEVGSVLRDMQITVIPCTNVPPVVSLVADTCMEVGAVLSFNVQASDPNTDQLVTLEALGQPFEVPISPATFISPSPTNPINGTFNWNIDCSHVRTLPYQIVFSATDNAEQPSNAQLSNYSVMNVKVVAPAPLNPAATPSGDEIELTWDASVCANATGYDIYRRNGSYGFIHGYCETGVPAYTGYTQIGSTSGLNATSFTDNGALAIGSEYCYMIVARFANGGNAESYASVEFCTILDRQVPVITKVSVGVTDATVGVDTVHWSNAYDLDTIARPGPYQFKLYRGDGFTSANQLIYTSGLNNFIAHPDTMFIDNGIDTETMAHVYRVELLGAGGNDTIGSSSPASSVFIDADPNDEQVTISWTYQTPWLNNSFDVYRFNGATWDFVGTSTEENYVDTGLVNGAEYCYYVVSTGAYGDTTIVSPLYNWSQEVCAIPVDLTPPCAPIVSLDNDCEEPLNTLQWNNPNSSCADDTYGYFVYFADSLGGTFNLIATITNAVDTVFTHVDGTSVAGCYVVTAVDTVGNESAFGTPVCGDNCPEYTLPNIFSPNGDRSNDQFGPFPYRGVKEIDLEVYNRWGQVVFTATDPDINWKGTYMDTDQPLPDGVYYYVCQVVYKRLAGDEAMVLKGYVHITGSGVPANQN; translated from the coding sequence ATGAATCCACTTAAGGCTCTTTTTGCATTTTGTTTGTTCGCCCTGCTGTCCACTTCGGCATTGGCGACCCATAATCGTGCGGGAGAGATCATCGTTTGTTCCATAGGTGGGTTCACTTACCAGGCCACGATCATTACCTATACGAAGCTTAGTTCCATTGCTGCGGATAGGGATCATTTGGAGTTGAACTGGGGAGACGGTACGCTGGATACACTTTGGCGCAATGGTAATATCGTGGACGACGATGATCGTGATCTCCGGATCAATCGGTATATCGGAAATCACCAGTACACTGGACCAGGGAATTTTACGCTGACCATGATCGACCCGAACCGGAATGCGAATGTCATTAATCTCCCAGGATCCGTTACCCTTGAATTCGCGCTCAGGACAACGCTTACCATTTCTCCTAATACAGGGCAGAATTGCTCCGTTCGGTTTTTGAACGAACCCATACAGGATGCCTGTATTTTTCAACCCTGGATCCATAACCCTGCGGCATTCGATCCGGATGGCGATAGCTTATCCTACGAACCTGTTGTCTGTCTGGGTTTTGATGCCTTGCCCATACCGGGATATGTGTTTCCAAGTCCGGGGTTCACCTCGCCACCAGATATTTACAGCATAGACCCAACGAACGGGACCATTGTTTGGAACGCGCCGAATGCTATAGGTGAATACAACATAGCTTTTGTTGTACATGAATGGAAGTTGGTAGGTGGGCAATGGTATGAAGTGGGTAGTGTTCTCCGTGATATGCAGATCACGGTGATCCCGTGTACGAATGTTCCTCCTGTGGTTTCGTTGGTTGCTGATACGTGCATGGAGGTAGGAGCTGTCCTCTCATTCAATGTCCAAGCGAGCGACCCGAATACGGATCAACTTGTTACGCTCGAAGCATTAGGCCAGCCATTCGAGGTGCCAATATCTCCGGCAACGTTCATTAGTCCTTCTCCTACGAACCCGATCAACGGTACATTCAATTGGAACATCGATTGTAGTCATGTGCGGACCTTGCCCTATCAGATCGTATTCAGCGCTACGGATAATGCCGAACAACCCAGTAATGCGCAACTGAGCAATTATAGCGTGATGAACGTCAAGGTTGTTGCTCCTGCACCGTTGAATCCGGCGGCAACCCCTAGCGGTGATGAGATCGAACTTACATGGGATGCTAGCGTGTGTGCGAATGCAACAGGTTATGATATCTACCGGCGCAACGGCTCCTACGGATTTATTCATGGGTATTGCGAGACCGGGGTGCCAGCTTACACGGGTTACACACAGATCGGATCCACTTCCGGATTGAATGCCACGAGCTTTACGGACAATGGGGCGCTTGCGATCGGCAGTGAATACTGCTACATGATCGTTGCACGCTTTGCGAATGGTGGTAATGCAGAAAGCTATGCAAGCGTGGAATTCTGTACGATCCTTGATCGCCAGGTACCGGTGATCACCAAGGTGAGCGTTGGGGTTACCGACGCCACTGTAGGGGTCGATACCGTGCATTGGAGCAATGCCTACGATCTGGATACCATTGCACGTCCGGGCCCTTATCAGTTCAAACTGTATCGTGGTGATGGGTTTACCTCTGCGAACCAATTGATCTACACAAGTGGCCTCAATAATTTCATTGCCCACCCGGACACCATGTTCATTGATAACGGGATCGACACCGAGACCATGGCACACGTTTACCGTGTGGAACTGTTGGGTGCCGGAGGGAATGATACGATCGGGTCCAGCAGTCCTGCTTCTTCCGTATTCATAGATGCAGATCCCAATGATGAACAGGTTACCATCTCGTGGACCTACCAAACTCCTTGGCTGAACAATTCCTTCGATGTGTACCGGTTCAATGGTGCTACATGGGACTTTGTTGGCACGAGCACCGAAGAGAACTACGTTGATACTGGATTGGTGAACGGCGCAGAGTATTGCTACTATGTGGTAAGCACTGGGGCCTATGGCGATACGACCATTGTTTCACCCTTGTACAATTGGAGTCAGGAGGTGTGTGCTATACCCGTGGATCTTACTCCGCCGTGTGCGCCTATTGTTTCGTTGGACAATGATTGCGAGGAGCCGTTGAATACCCTTCAATGGAACAACCCGAATTCCAGTTGTGCGGATGACACCTACGGCTACTTCGTGTATTTCGCGGATTCATTGGGCGGTACGTTCAACCTGATCGCAACCATTACGAATGCCGTTGATACGGTATTTACACATGTTGATGGCACTTCCGTTGCGGGTTGCTACGTTGTTACTGCTGTTGATACCGTTGGAAATGAAAGTGCATTCGGTACGCCGGTGTGTGGTGATAATTGCCCAGAATACACGCTCCCCAATATCTTCAGCCCAAACGGGGATCGATCCAATGACCAGTTCGGTCCATTCCCTTATCGCGGCGTAAAGGAGATCGATCTTGAGGTCTATAACCGCTGGGGGCAGGTCGTATTCACAGCTACAGACCCGGATATCAATTGGAAAGGCACATACATGGATACCGACCAGCCACTACCTGATGGTGTGTATTACTACGTTTGCCAAGTGGTCTACAAGCGTCTTGCAGGTGATGAAGCTATGGTGTTGAAAGGATATGTGCACATCACTGGAAGCGGTGTTCCGGCCAACCAGAATTGA
- a CDS encoding riboflavin synthase has protein sequence MFTGIVEALGEVVGVTTTGSNRDLLIRASIATELKVDQSVSHNGVCLTVVEINGDTYSVTAVLETLERSNLGALKVGDAVGLERCLRIGDRLDGHMVQGHVDTTVKCVGVEDLNGSWTFTFTLPEQSHLLVEKGSVCLNGVSLTIAELTNSSFSVAIIPYTFEHTTFKALRTGARVNVEFDVLGKYVQRMLRSQGSIA, from the coding sequence ATGTTCACAGGTATCGTTGAAGCACTTGGCGAGGTTGTTGGCGTAACTACGACTGGCTCGAACAGGGATCTTTTAATTCGTGCGAGTATCGCTACGGAGCTGAAGGTGGATCAGAGCGTATCCCACAATGGTGTTTGTCTTACCGTAGTAGAAATTAACGGTGACACCTATTCGGTCACAGCAGTTCTGGAAACGCTGGAACGATCGAATCTTGGTGCGCTAAAGGTCGGCGATGCTGTAGGTCTTGAGCGGTGCTTGAGAATTGGTGATCGTTTGGATGGGCACATGGTCCAAGGACATGTGGATACCACTGTGAAGTGCGTTGGCGTAGAAGACCTGAATGGCAGTTGGACGTTCACGTTCACCCTGCCGGAGCAATCCCATTTGTTGGTGGAGAAGGGTAGTGTTTGCCTCAATGGTGTAAGCCTTACGATCGCGGAACTGACCAATAGTTCGTTCAGTGTGGCCATCATTCCATACACATTTGAACACACTACGTTCAAGGCACTAAGGACAGGCGCACGAGTGAATGTTGAGTTCGATGTACTCGGTAAATACGTGCAGCGAATGCTTCGTTCCCAAGGGTCTATTGCTTAA